Proteins encoded by one window of Melanotaenia boesemani isolate fMelBoe1 chromosome 10, fMelBoe1.pri, whole genome shotgun sequence:
- the selenoo1 gene encoding selenoprotein O1 translates to MAHFGPRLGPSRIFLSRVAVFRLLGSVGMEDMGLVISRSPLERLDFDNVVLKKLPMDPSEEPGVRQVKGACFSRVKPQPLTKPRFVAVSHEALELLGLEGQEVMNDPLGPEYLSGSKVMPGSEPAAHCYCGHQFGQFAGQLGDGAACYLGEVKVPSGQDPELLRENPSGRWEIQVKGAGLTPYSRQADGRKVLRSSIREFLCSEAMFFLGVPTTRAGSVVTSDSRVVRDVYYSGDPRHEKCSVVLRIAPTFLRFGSFEIFKQADEFTGRQGPSYGRDEIRGQMMDYVIEMFYPEIQQNYPDRVERNVAFFREVMHRTARLVAQWQCVGFCHGVLNTDNMSILGLTLDYGPYGFMDRFDPDFICNASDNSGRYSYQAQPDICRWNLIKLAEALAPELPPERAEAVMDEYLNLFNSFYLQNMRKKLGLLKKEEPEDEMLITELLQTMHNTGADFTNTFRSLSHISCPTDGESEGEEEPIKKATDLLLEQCASLVELKAANQPTMDPRELAMLLSMAQSNPTLFQMISDRVTIARQLDRLSKLKDLMETNQEELKTKQAEEWTSWIKYYRKRLARELDGESDEQAVQEERVRVMDSTNPRVVLRNYIAQNAIEAAENGDFSEVLRVLKVLEKPFSSQPGLELPAWVGGHGATAQGERDEGEEQQQEASTSATRDPVPYDSKPPAWAHKICVTUSS, encoded by the exons ATGGCTCACTTTGGACCTCGGCTGGGGCCGTCACGCATCTTCCTTTCACGCGTGGCCGTGTTCAGACTCCTCGGGTCTGTAGGAATGGAGGACATGGGTTTGGTAATAAGTCGTTCCCCACTGGAGCGGCTCGACTTTGATAATGTCGTTCTCAAGAAACTTCCCATGGACCCGTCCGAGGAGCCGGGGGTGCGGCAGGTAAAAGGAGCGTGTTTCTCACGCGTGAAGCCTCAACCGCTGACCAAGCCTCGGTTCGTGGCTGTGTCACATGAAGCCCTGGAGCTGCTTGGTCTCGAAGGACAGGAGGTCATGAACGACCCTCTCGGGCCGGAGTATCTCAGCGGATCCAAAGTTATGCCTGGATCCGAGCCTGCGGCTCACTGCTACTGTGGTCACCAGTTCGGCCAGTTTGCCGGACAGTTGGGAGACGGGGCTGCCTGCTACCTAGGAGAGGTGAAGGTGCCATCAGGCCAAGATCCCGAGCTGCTCCGGGAAAACCCGAGCGGTCGGTGGGAGATCCAGGTGAAAGGAGCAGGGCTTACTCCCTATTCCAG ACAAGCTGATGGCCGTAAGGTCCTGCGCTCCAGCATAAGAGAGTTCCTGTGCAGTGAGGCAATGTTCTTCTTGGGTGTGCCCACAACCAGAGCAGGCTCTGTGGTCACCTCTGACAGCAGGGTTGTACGGGATGTGTACTACAGCGGGGACCCCCGCCATGAGAAATGCTCAGTGGTCCTCCGCATTGCTCCCACCTTCCTCAG GTTTGGATCCTTTGAGATCTTCAAGCAAGCCGATGAATTCACAGGCCGCCAGGGTCCCAGCTATGGACGTGATGAGATCCGAGGTCAGATGAtggactatgtcattgagatgTTTTACCCTGAAATCCAGCAGAACTACCCAGACAGGGTAGAGAGGAACGTGGCTTTCTTTAGAGAG GTGATGCATCGTACGGCTCGGCTTGTGGCTCAGTGGCAGTGTGTAGGATTCTGTCATGGAGTCCTGAACACAGACAACATGAGCATCTTGGGACTCACACTGGACTATGGTCCATATGGCTTCATGGACAG GTTTGATCCAGATTTCATTTGTAACGCATCCGACAACTCTGGCCGATACTCCTACCAGGCCCAGCCGGATATCTGCAGGTGGAACCTGATTAAGCTGGCGGAGGCTCTTGCTCCGGAGTTGCCACCAGAGCGTGCTGAGGCTGTTATGGACGAGTATCTGAATTTATTCAACAGTTTCTACCTGCAGAATATGAGGAAGAAGCTGGGTTTGCTGAAGAAAGAGGAGCCTGAGGATGAGATGCTGATCACTGAACTCCTGCAGACAATGCACAACACAG GTGCTGACTTCACCAATACTTTCCGTAGCTTGAGTCACATTTCCTGTCCCACTGATGGAGAATCTGAGGGAGAAGAGGAACCGATCAAGAAAGCAACAGACCTCCTCCTTGAGCAGTGTGCCTCCTTAGTGGAGCTCAAGGCTGCCAACCAACCCACTATGGATCCACG TGAGCTGGCAATGTTGCTCTCTATGGCTCAGAGCAACCCAACGCTGTTCCAGATGATCTCGGACAGGGTGACGATAGCAAGGCAGCTAGACAGGCTCAGCAAACTGAAAGACCTGATGGAGACCAACCAGGAGGAGCTGAAAACTAAGCAGGCCGAAGAGTGGACCTCATGGATTAAATACTACAG GAAACGTCTGGCTCGAGAACTGGATGGGGAGAGCGACGAGCAGGCCGTGCAGGAGGAGAGGGTGAGGGTGATGGACAGCACCAACCCTCGTGTGGTGCTCAGGAACTACATTGCCCAGAATGCAATAGAGGCTGCTGAGAATGGGGACTTCTCTGAG GTCCTGCGGGTCCTCAAGGTTCTGGAGAAACCTTTCTCCTCTCAGCCAGGTCTGGAGCTTCCTGCTTGGGTGGGTGGACATGGTGCCACTGCACAGGGAGAAAGGGACGAAGGTGAAGAGCAACAGCAAGAAGCGTCTACATCAGCAACCAGAGACCCGGTGCCTTATGACAGCAAGCCCCCAGCGTGGGCCCACAAAATCTGCGTCACATGATCTTCGTAA
- the mapk12a gene encoding mitogen-activated protein kinase 12 — protein MSARVRPGYYCQEVNKTKWEVPERYRDLRLVGTGAYGTVCSALDCRTGTKVAIKKLYRPFQSEIFAKRAFRELRLLKHMKHENVIGLLDVFTANLSVDRFDDFYLVMPFMGTDLGKLMKMQRLSEEKIQYLVYQILKGLKYIHSAGIIHRDLKPGNLAINQDCELKILDFGLARHADSEMTGYVVTRWYRAPEVILSWMHYTQTVDIWSVGCIMAEMLQGKPLFKGSDHLDQLTQIMKITGTPTQEFISKLESEDAKSYIRSLPKVDKKDLQKVCSTSNPQAVSVLERMLLLDPESRVTAAEALVLPYFAEFRESDEETEAQLYDHSIDNAEHTLDQWKRHTFLEILTFTPVLPDSKETQL, from the exons atgtcTGCCAGGGTCCGACCCGGCTATTACTGCCAGGAAGTAAACAAAACTAAGTGGGAAGTACCGGAGCGGTACCGGGACCTGCGGCTG GTGGGGACTGGAGCGTACGGAACGGTGTG CTCAGCACTGGACTGCAGAACAGGAACAAAGGTGGCAATCAAGAAGCTCTACAGACCTTTCCAGTCTGAGATCTTTGCTAAGCGGGCCTTCAGGGAACTGAGGCTTCTCAAGCACATGAAACATGAGAAT GTTATTGGCCTATTGGATGTGTTTACTGCAAACCTGTCTGTGGACAGATTCGATGATTT TTATCTGGTGATGCCGTTCATGGGGACGGATCTGGGAAAGCTGATGAAGATGCAGAGGCTGTCAGAAGAAAAAATTCAGTACCTGGTTTATCAGATACTCAAAGGGCTTAAG TATATTCATTCTGCTGGTATAATACACAGG GACCTCAAACCAGGAAATCTCGCAATCAACCAAGACTGTGAGCTCAAG ATCTTGGACTTTGGTTTAGCGCGGCATGCTGACAGTGAGATGACAGGGTACGTGGTGACTCGCTGGTACAGAGCACCAGAGGTCATCCTCAGCTGGATGCACTACACACAGACCG tgGACATTTGGTCTGTGGGCTGCATCATGGCAGAGATGCTGCAAGGAAAACCTCTTTTCAAAGGCAGCGATC ACCTAGATCAGCTAACTCAAATTATGAAGATCACAGGAACACCAACACAGGAATTTATATCAAAACTAGAATCAGAGGAC GCTAAAAGCTACATCAGAAGTCTTCCGAAAGTTGACAAGAAAGACCTTCAGAAGGTGTGTTCAACGAGTAATCCACAAG CTGTGTCCGTGCTGGAGCGCATGCTGCTGTTGGATCCAGAGAGTCGGGTAACTGCTGCAGAAGCTCTGGTGCTGCCTTACTTTGCTGAGTTTAGAGAGTCAGATGAGGAGACGGAGGCACAGCTGTACGACCACTCGATTGACAACGCAGAGCATACTCTGGATCAGTGGAAAC GTCACACCTTCTTAGAGATCTTGACCTTCACGCCTGTTTTGCCAGATTCCAAAGAAACGCAGCTATGA